A genomic segment from Wolbachia endosymbiont of Ctenocephalides felis wCfeF encodes:
- a CDS encoding Replicative DNA helicase — translation MNELANLIDSRSVDKEICKLPHNLEAEQMLIGAMIRDNRICDAVEDMITADNFYDPLHQSIFTQISKTRKHGIVANELSLKMFFENDEAFTKCGGVEYLAKLAAKASIALDIYSLTRIIRDTYLRRCLIKLGQEIVDDSYSYDIENPAQAQIEQAMTKLFNLAVKKQGEKTYIKLASSVKDVVEKISTLKNNPEALGITTGLQDLNQLLGGLQKSDLLILAARPSMGKTALALNIALNACKVLQKRADKQHYVAFFSLEMSAEQLTARLITIDSGISYYKALTGRISDFELHEFINASTELSELPFIIDDTPALSISALRTRIRLLYQLYNVEVVFIDYLQLIRGTTKRSNENRVQEISEVTQGLKAIAKELNIPIVALSQLSRSVEQRDDKKPQLADLRDSGSIEQDADIVMFLYREEYYELRKQPSEGSNKHREWQEKMEKIRNIAELIIAKQRNGPIGSVKLYFDSSRGAFKDYTERHSS, via the coding sequence ATGAATGAATTAGCTAATCTCATCGATTCAAGAAGCGTAGATAAAGAAATATGCAAATTACCACACAACTTGGAAGCGGAGCAAATGCTCATCGGTGCAATGATTCGTGATAATAGAATCTGTGATGCAGTCGAAGATATGATCACAGCAGACAATTTTTATGATCCACTGCATCAAAGCATTTTTACGCAGATATCTAAAACCAGAAAACACGGCATAGTTGCTAATGAACTGAGCCTCAAAATGTTTTTTGAGAACGATGAAGCATTCACCAAGTGCGGTGGAGTTGAATATCTCGCAAAGCTTGCAGCGAAGGCGAGTATTGCGCTTGATATCTATAGCTTGACTAGAATAATCCGTGATACTTACTTAAGGAGATGCTTAATCAAGCTTGGGCAGGAGATAGTTGATGATAGTTACAGCTATGACATCGAAAACCCTGCACAGGCGCAAATTGAACAAGCAATGACTAAGTTGTTCAACTTAGCAGTAAAAAAGCAAGGCGAGAAGACGTATATAAAGCTTGCAAGCTCAGTTAAAGATGTAGTTGAAAAGATCAGCACGCTGAAAAATAATCCGGAAGCGCTGGGCATTACAACCGGGCTCCAAGACCTAAATCAGCTTCTTGGTGGTCTGCAGAAATCTGACCTATTAATTCTAGCTGCAAGGCCTTCTATGGGTAAAACAGCACTGGCACTGAACATTGCTCTTAATGCTTGTAAGGTCTTGCAAAAAAGAGCAGATAAACAACACTACGTAGCGTTTTTCTCACTTGAAATGTCAGCGGAGCAATTAACTGCAAGATTGATCACTATAGATTCGGGAATTAGTTATTATAAGGCACTGACCGGAAGAATTAGTGATTTTGAATTGCATGAATTCATTAATGCTAGTACGGAATTGTCTGAATTGCCTTTCATCATAGATGACACTCCTGCGCTGTCAATTAGTGCACTTCGTACCAGAATACGTCTGCTGTATCAATTATATAATGTAGAAGTGGTATTTATCGATTATCTGCAGTTAATCAGAGGAACAACAAAAAGGAGTAATGAAAATAGAGTGCAAGAAATCTCGGAAGTGACGCAGGGTTTGAAAGCAATTGCAAAGGAGCTAAATATTCCCATTGTTGCACTATCGCAGCTCTCCCGTTCTGTTGAGCAAAGAGATGACAAAAAACCACAACTTGCTGATTTGCGCGATTCAGGAAGCATAGAGCAAGATGCAGATATAGTAATGTTTCTCTACAGAGAAGAATATTACGAACTAAGAAAGCAGCCAAGTGAAGGAAGCAATAAACATCGAGAATGGCAAGAGAAGATGGAGAAAATTAGAAATATTGCAGAGCTCATTATTGCAAAACAAAGGAACGGACCAATTGGCAGTGTGAAGCTATATTTTGACTCCAGCAGAGGCGCATTCAAAGATTACACGGAGAGGCACAGTTCATAG
- a CDS encoding Ubiquinone biosynthesis O-methyltransferase: protein MSDVISIASDHAGYELKSEIKLYLETLGYAVIDRGCTAKQKSVDYPDYAVKVVEDITNKKANYGILICGTGLGMSTVANRFEGIYAALCNSVEIAKLAREHGNANVLCLGAGFTTSGLAKDIVKQFLETEFSKESRHKKRLDKLGNITSSSKKKKTQTYNEDEVSKFAKMAGEWWNENGKFKPLHMMNPVRVSYIVEKIKELKKCDLKELSLLDVGCGGGILSESMARVGISVTGIDVCEENVKVAQSHAKKVGLNIEYTHTSIEELRSDKKYDVILLMEVVEHVDNLEFFMKKAIELLKPEGLIFISTINRTIKSFCLAIIGAEYILNWLPKGTHNWNKFLKPSEIANHLRENNVTLQNMAGMEYNVIKREWNLTKDVDVNYILCGVGE, encoded by the coding sequence ATGTCAGATGTAATATCGATTGCCTCAGACCATGCCGGTTATGAATTAAAATCAGAGATAAAGCTTTACCTGGAAACCTTGGGTTATGCAGTGATAGATCGTGGCTGCACTGCTAAGCAAAAGAGTGTAGATTATCCAGACTATGCTGTCAAAGTTGTAGAGGATATAACAAACAAAAAAGCAAATTATGGGATATTAATTTGTGGTACAGGCCTCGGTATGAGTACCGTAGCGAATCGTTTTGAAGGAATCTACGCTGCTTTATGTAATAGTGTTGAGATTGCAAAATTAGCTCGCGAGCATGGCAACGCAAATGTACTGTGTCTTGGTGCGGGGTTTACTACAAGTGGATTAGCGAAAGACATAGTCAAGCAATTCCTCGAGACAGAATTTTCGAAAGAGAGTAGACATAAAAAACGCCTCGATAAACTCGGCAATATAACCTCTTCTAGTAAGAAAAAAAAAACACAAACTTATAACGAAGATGAAGTATCAAAATTCGCTAAAATGGCAGGAGAGTGGTGGAATGAAAATGGCAAATTCAAGCCATTGCACATGATGAATCCTGTAAGGGTATCATACATTGTTGAGAAAATAAAAGAGTTAAAAAAATGCGATTTAAAGGAATTATCATTACTTGACGTTGGGTGTGGCGGCGGCATTTTGTCAGAGTCAATGGCTCGGGTTGGTATTAGCGTTACGGGAATAGATGTATGTGAAGAAAACGTAAAAGTGGCGCAGTCACACGCGAAAAAAGTGGGATTAAACATAGAATACACACACACCAGCATTGAAGAACTGAGAAGTGACAAAAAATACGATGTGATTCTGCTGATGGAAGTAGTTGAACACGTGGATAATTTAGAATTTTTCATGAAAAAAGCGATAGAGCTACTAAAACCGGAGGGGCTAATTTTTATATCGACAATAAATAGAACTATCAAATCCTTCTGTCTTGCAATAATTGGTGCGGAATACATATTAAACTGGCTGCCGAAAGGCACGCATAACTGGAACAAGTTTCTCAAGCCATCAGAAATTGCAAATCACCTAAGAGAAAATAATGTCACGCTGCAAAACATGGCTGGCATGGAGTATAACGTAATAAAGCGTGAGTGGAACTTAACCAAAGATGTGGATGTTAATTACATACTCTGTGGTGTGGGTGAATAG
- a CDS encoding Methionine--tRNA ligase, with amino-acid sequence MEQFGNFYITTPIYYVNDKPHIGHAYTSLLCDVVARFMRLAGKNVKFTTGTDEHGQKIEKAAKTRGMQPKEFTDEVSVSFRKLAKSMNFQYDDFIRTTEERHEKAVIALWNRLEERGQIYLDSYSGWYSVRDEAFYQESELIDGKAPTGAEVQWIKEESYFFRLSNWQGKLLELYENQPNFVFPESRKNEVVSFVRSGLTDLSISRTSFNWGIKVPGNDKHVIYVWIDALTNYLTSVGFPGTEGEEYKRFWANDSSSNVHVIGKDILRFHAVYWPAILLAADLPLPKQIAVHGWWLSEGEKISKSLGNAIDPIGLAQEFGVDQLRYFLLREASFGQDGNFSKKNMISRINSELANNIGNLVQRTISFLHKQCSGIAPTVDQSLLKGEESLPNCKAILDKAMDHLSKYEFNQIILLIISISSEANAYIDKSAPWTLSKTSRERMNLVIYKLLEYIRIIGILLQPILPRSAEIILDQLQIPKEQRDLKSLCNACVSSGITLPKPTPVFLRVE; translated from the coding sequence ATGGAGCAATTTGGAAACTTTTACATCACTACACCAATATATTACGTAAACGACAAACCTCACATTGGTCACGCATACACCTCCCTTTTATGCGATGTAGTGGCAAGGTTTATGAGACTTGCTGGAAAAAATGTCAAATTTACTACTGGTACGGATGAGCACGGGCAAAAAATCGAGAAAGCAGCCAAAACACGGGGAATGCAGCCAAAAGAATTTACAGATGAAGTAAGTGTTTCATTTAGGAAATTAGCTAAGTCCATGAATTTTCAATATGACGATTTTATCCGCACTACGGAAGAACGTCACGAAAAAGCAGTAATAGCTTTGTGGAATAGGCTTGAAGAGAGAGGACAAATATATCTGGATTCTTACTCAGGTTGGTATTCAGTCCGTGATGAAGCGTTTTATCAGGAGTCAGAGTTGATAGATGGCAAAGCACCAACAGGCGCGGAAGTGCAGTGGATAAAAGAAGAGAGTTACTTTTTTCGTTTGTCGAATTGGCAAGGCAAATTACTGGAGTTATATGAAAATCAGCCAAATTTTGTCTTTCCTGAAAGTAGAAAAAATGAAGTGGTATCGTTTGTAAGATCAGGACTCACTGACCTTTCAATCTCTCGCACTAGCTTTAATTGGGGGATAAAAGTGCCAGGCAATGATAAACACGTAATCTACGTCTGGATTGATGCACTCACTAATTATCTCACGTCAGTAGGCTTTCCTGGTACTGAAGGTGAAGAATATAAGAGGTTTTGGGCAAATGACAGCTCTTCCAACGTTCATGTAATCGGTAAAGACATATTGCGCTTTCACGCTGTATATTGGCCGGCGATTCTCCTTGCAGCAGATTTGCCACTACCAAAACAAATTGCGGTTCACGGTTGGTGGCTCAGCGAGGGGGAAAAAATATCCAAGTCTCTTGGCAATGCCATAGATCCAATTGGCTTAGCACAAGAGTTTGGCGTTGATCAGTTACGCTATTTTCTCCTCCGAGAAGCAAGTTTCGGCCAGGATGGCAACTTTAGCAAGAAAAATATGATCAGCCGAATAAATTCAGAATTGGCAAACAATATAGGCAATTTAGTACAAAGAACAATTTCATTTTTACACAAGCAATGCTCTGGAATTGCACCAACAGTTGATCAAAGCCTACTTAAAGGCGAGGAAAGCCTGCCCAATTGCAAAGCTATACTCGATAAAGCGATGGATCATCTATCAAAGTATGAGTTTAACCAGATTATACTTCTAATTATCAGCATCTCCTCTGAAGCCAACGCTTATATAGATAAAAGTGCACCCTGGACATTAAGTAAAACCAGCAGAGAGCGCATGAATTTAGTAATCTACAAATTACTCGAATATATCAGGATAATTGGCATTCTGCTGCAGCCAATTCTCCCAAGGTCAGCAGAAATAATACTAGATCAATTGCAAATTCCAAAAGAACAGCGAGATCTAAAATCTCTGTGCAACGCGTGCGTAAGCTCAGGTATTACACTACCTAAACCTACGCCGGTTTTTTTGAGGGTTGAGTAG